The genomic stretch CCACGGAGGCGTAACCCAGCCCGGCCAGGCCGAGACCGAGCATGGACAGAGGTACTGCGACGGCTTTCCTCACCCACCCATGATGCCCGACAACCGGCGCGAGGTGTTGGCGCAGGCGGCAAGATGGACCGCATGAGCGCATTGAAAGACAAGCTGAAGGCCGATCTGACGGCCTCGCTGAAGAGCCGGGACGAGGTACGTCTCCGGACGATTCGCATGGCACTGGCCGCGGTGAACGTCGAGGAGGTCGCTGGCAAGGAGGCCAGGGAGCTGTCCGACGACGAGATCATCAAGGTGCTGACCAAGGAGGCCAAGAAGCGGCGGGAGGCGGCGGAGGCGTTCAGCAACGCCGGGCGCGCCGAGCAGGCCCAGGCGGAGCTGGACGAGCAGGCGGTGCTGGAGGAATACCTGCCGGCGCAGCTGTCCGACGAGGAGCTGGTTCAGCTCGTGGACGCCGCCATCGCCGAGGTCGGCGCCTCCGGGCCGCAGGCCATGGGGCAGGTCATGAAGGCGGTCAATCCGAAGGTCGCGGGCCGGGCTGAGGGGGGTCGGGTGGCCGCCACCGTCCGGGCCCGCCTGGCCGCCGGCTGACGGTCCCACCTGCCTGCCTTTCCCGTCGGCTGACAGCCTCACCCGCCGGCCCCTCCCTGCTGGCGCTCGTCCTACCCAGCACGCTTCGGTGCAGGTCCCTCGGCAGGGGGCCGAGAGTAGAGGTGCGGGAAGCGGCGGCGACGGCGATCGCGATGAGGTGCGGGAAGCGGCGGCGGCGATCAAACGGACGGACGGCGGTCAGACGACGGTGTCGGAGGCCCGTGGCTGGGCTTGCCGCCCGTGGTGGCCCTCGTGCGGGCCTGTAGTGACCTCGTACGGGCCCGCGGCGTCGATCACCTCCTGCGGCGTGGCGACCCTCGTACGGGCCCGCGGCGACTCTTGCGCGGGCCCGTGGTGGGTGGCCGGATCAGTCGCCGGGGGAGATAACCGGGCCGGCGTCGCCGCGGCCGTTGCCGCCCGGGCCGTCGCCGTTGCCCGGGCCGCCGCGGTCACCAGGCGGCCCGTCGCCGTTGTCCGGCGGGTCGAAGATGTCGAACGGGTCCCCGTCTCCGGGCCCCTCCTCGTCCTTCTTCTCCTTCTTGGGCTTGGGCGCGCAGTGCTCCGTGCACCCGCCGAACCGCGACCGGTCCACCGCCGTGAACTCGACCGCCTCGATTCCCTTCAAGGCCGCGATCATGGAGTCCTTCCAGATCCGCCCTGAGATCGTGGCGCCGAAGACCTGCGGGTAGTACGTCCCGCCGATCGTGATGCTCGTCAGCCTGTGGCCGGCCGCGCCGCGCGGGTCGCCCAGGCTGACCGCGGAGGCGAGGTTCGGCGTGTAGCCGGCGAACCAGGCCGACATGTAGTCGTCAGTGGTCCCGGTCTTACCGGCCGCGTCCCGCCCGATGCCGCCGACCCCTTGCATCGTGCCCTTGGTGAAGACCCCGGACAGGATGCCGTTGACCGCGTCGGCGACCTCCTCCTCCAGGACCTGCGAGCACTTGGGCTTGTACTGCTTGGCCTTGCCGTTCCTGTCCTTGATCTCGGTGATGGCCAGCGGCTTGCAGTATTTGCCGCGGGAGGCGAACACCGCGTAGGAGTTGGCGATCGTGATCGGGTCG from Nonomuraea polychroma encodes the following:
- a CDS encoding GatB/YqeY domain-containing protein, which codes for MSALKDKLKADLTASLKSRDEVRLRTIRMALAAVNVEEVAGKEARELSDDEIIKVLTKEAKKRREAAEAFSNAGRAEQAQAELDEQAVLEEYLPAQLSDEELVQLVDAAIAEVGASGPQAMGQVMKAVNPKVAGRAEGGRVAATVRARLAAG